Proteins encoded by one window of Aspergillus puulaauensis MK2 DNA, chromosome 4, nearly complete sequence:
- a CDS encoding uncharacterized protein (COG:S;~EggNog:ENOG410PQ17;~TransMembrane:3 (i40-59o65-83i112-132o)): MFERRAADRYRLRMHRARTVSLTNDEIVEVRAAQRTFEGAYIRTALSQFSFALVVLKIFTNEFYSTGALFAVYGTGVLIIGLFRRQQGNRQFFSEVGDDGVHRHKFRTSGNAVVILTALSIAAYATLIALTLRLDK, translated from the exons ATGTTTGAG CGTCGTGCAGCAGATCGATATCGGTTGCGGATGCACCGCGCACGTACCGTTTCCCTAACGAACGATGAGATCGTGGAAGTGCGAGCGGCACAGCGGACATTCGAAGGTGCTTATATCCGCACAGCGCTCTCGCAGTTTTCATTTGCGCTTGTGGTTCTCAAGATCTTCACCAATGAGTTCTACAGCACTGGGGCTCTATTCGCAGTCTACGGTACAGGGGTACTTATTATCGGCCTCTTTCGACGCCAGCAGGGCAATCGCCAGTTCTTCTCCGAAGTAGGCGACGACGGAGTACACCGACACAAATTTAGAACAAGCGGGAATGCAGTGGTGATATTAACGGCTCTGAGTATCGCTGCTTATGCCACACTCATCGCTTTAACTCTGCGGCTGGATAAATAG
- a CDS encoding FMN-dependent alpha-hydroxy acid dehydrogenase (COG:C;~EggNog:ENOG410PGNY;~InterPro:IPR037458,IPR001199,IPR037396,IPR013785, IPR036400,IPR000262,IPR018506;~PFAM:PF00173,PF01070;~go_function: GO:0003824 - catalytic activity [Evidence IEA];~go_function: GO:0016491 - oxidoreductase activity [Evidence IEA];~go_function: GO:0020037 - heme binding [Evidence IEA]) has product MGKVFDAAEVAKHNSKESCWVILYGKVYDVTDFLSEHPGGSKIILKLSGQDATEEYDPIHPPGILEENLKPEAFLGTVDAATLPKPQADATPSQEEDKEEAVPMEALLNMDDIEQLATKKVSKKAWAYYYSASDDKFSKRFNTEVYRSIILRPRVFIDCMKCDLDISVLGHKLGIPIYISPAAMARLGNPAGEAGIAEACRSFGGMQIISNNASMTPEQIVENAAPDQIFGWQLYVQTDRKKSEIQLARINRLKAIKFVVLTLDAPVPGKREDDERGNATGGAGQGESGVGKQLFQGTDPTLTWRDTLPWLAQHTDLPIILKGLQTHEDAYIASLHGPQVKGIILSNHGGRALDTAPPAVHTLLEIRKFCPEVFDKVEVWIDGGIRRGTDVVKALCLGAKAVGIGRPALWGLGAGGVDGVKRTLQILADETATTMRLLGVERVEQLGPQHINTRVVEQQIYDGPSGLDSVRSVYRAKL; this is encoded by the exons ATGGGCAAGGTATTCGATGCGGCCGAGG TCGCAAAACACAACTCAAAAGAGAGTTGCTGGGTAATTCTCTACGGAAAAGTATACGAT GTCACAGATTTTCTCTCAGAGCACCCCGGTGGTTCCAAGATCATTCTCAAACTTTCGGGTCAGGATGCCACCGAGGAGTATGATCCAATCCACCCTCCCGGCATTCTAGAAGAGAATCTTAAGCCGGAGGCATTCCTTGGGACCGTTGATGCGGCCACATTACCGAAGCCGCAGGCTGATGCGACCCCGTCccaagaggaagacaaggaggaggcggttCCGATGGAAGCTCTCCTTAACATGGACGATATCGAACAGCTGGCCACCAAGAAGGTCAGCAAAAAGGCATGGGCTTACTACTATTCCGCATCCGACGACAAGTTCTCAAAACGTTTCAACACGGAAGTTTATCGCTCGATCATTCTGCGGCCGCGGGTCTTCATCGATTGTATGAAATGCGACTTGGACATTTCCGTTCTCGGGCACAAACTTGGGATCCCCATCTATATTTCTCCCGCCGCCATGGCACGCCTGGGTAACCCAGCTGGTGAGGCGGGGATTGCAGAGGCCTGTCGCAGTTTTGGTGGGATGCAAATAATCTCCAACAACGCCTCTATGACCCCGGAACAAATAGTCGAAAATGCCGCCCCCGATCAGATTTTCGGATGGCAGTTGTATGTGCAGACTGACCGCAAGAAGAGTGAGATCCAGTTGGCGCGTATCAATAGACTCAAAGCAATCAAGTTCGTGGTACTCACGTTAGATGCGCCGGTACCTGGAAAGCGCGAAGATGACGAGCGGGGTAATGCTACTGGTGGTGCTGGCCAGGGTGAGAGCGGTGTTGGGAAACAACTTTTCCAAGGCACAGACCCGACACTCACCTGGAGAGATACACTACCCTGGTTGGCCCAACATACCGATCTTCCCATCATTCTCAAGGGTCTTCAGACCCATGAAGATGCGTACATTGCATCGCTTCACGGACCTCAGGTCAAGGGCATCATCCTTTCGAACCATGGTGGGCGCGCTCTCGACACTGCCCCTCCTGCAGTACACACCTTGCTAGAAATCCGGAAATTCTGCCCCGAGGTCTTTGACAAAGTCGAGGTGTGGATTGATGGTGGTATCCGACGAGGAACAGACGTTGTGAAGGCACTTTGTCTCGGTGCAAAGGCAGTAGGAATCGGGCGACCCGCTTTATGGGGTCTGGGAGCTGGGGGTGTTGACGGCGTTAAACGCACATTACAGA TTTTGGCGGATGAGACGGCCACCACCATGCGGCtgcttggtgttgagcgCGTAGAGCAATTGGGACCTCAACAT ATCAATACCCGCGTCGTAGAGCAGCAAATCTATGATGGACCGTCAGGCCTCGATTCTGTGCGGTCGGTATACCGTGCCAAGCTTTAG
- a CDS encoding putative C6 transcription factor (COG:K;~EggNog:ENOG410PW70;~InterPro:IPR007219;~PFAM:PF04082;~go_function: GO:0003677 - DNA binding [Evidence IEA];~go_function: GO:0008270 - zinc ion binding [Evidence IEA];~go_process: GO:0006351 - transcription, DNA-templated [Evidence IEA]), translating to MSFAQRKQQEEPQTQSDSSPSSGPPSSLLSREQPATLTTPSPPKPEGSEPENEGSPPGGVGKLLVKDTGTSYIDSAHWKAILEEINEFKESLEDDDELSDEEVLENDGSNDMEPTIWFGISKQLSKEELLSAIPPRPVSDRMVSNFMNSKEPIVAILHVSTFQNEYNKFWSNPQQVSLPWLGMLYSILTLSTLFYQRVGDPIHGLAGDYTEICNIFRKRSAHCLVQSNYIVAGQYKVEGLFLYTMGEFYKRHDVKSGVPYLLGITIKLAMQMGYHRDPQQFPAISAYEGEMRRRTWVFLCQLDALISFEVGVPRTIQDWQYDTELPRNLSDQDFNEGTLHLPPSRPLSEITTSTYVISKSRLMIILGKILDMAFSRIPVTYEETLEVDRRLEEANSLVPPAYKIRPINQSLADPPELIFQRFTLLNVYQKARCVLHRRYLGEEHTNMRYAYSRMVCISASKKILQVHADLHREIQPGGLLYRNSLFPNSIQYNDYLLAAMILCMELSYNHAAGPAGPKNDDMAVVVKDRDDLIFTLEDSHQILKDLSQQSADAQKAHAALTIMLRRVKGGLHTIPPPKTNIPSATTTNSQVTELFNAPPPPYDAWSKLDTSTLDNPLFPANMVPESIPAIGASPYGSLDVIGEMLDTPANLDWQLWDQQIQNREKFMNMDSNDLWYMQ from the exons ATGTCTTTTGCCCAGCGGAAACAACAGGAAGAACCCCAAACCCAGAGTGactcctccccatcatcaGGGCCTCCGTCTAGTTTATTGTCAAGAGAACAGCCAGCGACGCTGACGACCCCTTCGCCACCTAAGCCTGAAGGATCTGAACCTGAAAATGAAGGTTCCCCTCCCGGAGGGGTTGGAAAGTTGCTTGTTAAAGATACCGGGACAAGCTATATCGACAGCGCGCATTGGAAAGCTATCCTTGAAGAA ATAAACGAGTTTAAGGAGTCattggaagacgatgatgaattatcagatgaagaagtcctcGAGAATGATGGTTCCAATGACATGGAGCCAACAATTTGGTTTGGGATAAGCAAACAATTAAGCAAGGAGGAACTGCTATCTGCTATACCACCTCGGCCAGTAAGCGACAGGATGGTATCCAATTTTATGAACTCAAAGGAGCCTATAGTTG CGATCCTCCATGTTTCAACCTTTCAAAACGAG tataataagtTCTGGTCCAACCCACAACAAGTTTCTCTTCCATGGCTTGGAATGTTATACTCAATCCTGACACTAAGCACTTTGTTTTACCAACGCGTTGGGGACCCGATACATGGTCTTGCTGGAGATTACACCGAGATCTGCAATATCTTCAGAAAGAGAAGTGCACATTGCCTTGTCCAGTCCAATTATATTGTTGCAGGACAGTACAAAGTTGAAGGACTGTTCCTCTATACCATGGGAGAGTTCTACAAAAGACATGATGTCAAATCAGGAGTCCCTTACCTTTTAGGTATTACGATCAAACTAGCTATGCAGATGGGCTATCACAGGGATCCACAACAATTCCCAGCTATATCTGCTTATGAAGGAGAAATGAGAAGGCGTACATGGGTGTTCCTCTGCCAGCTTGACGCTTTGATTTCATTTGAGGTCGGCGTTCCCCGGACAATACAAGACTGGCAATATGACACGGAGCTACCACGTAACCTGTCCGATCAAGACTTCAACGAAGGAACATTGCACCTTCCTCCATCACGGCCGTTGAGTGAGATAACCACGTCGACGTACGTCATTTCTAAGTCTCGCTTAATGATTATATTGGGGAAAATTCTGGATATGGCATTTTCGCGGATACCAGTGACATATGAGGAGACCCTTGAAGTCGACcgaagactggaagaagcaaataGTCTAGTTCCTCCTGCATATAAGATTCGACCCATTAACCAGTCCCTTGCGGACCCCCCGGAGTTGATATTCCAGCGATTTACCCTTTTGAATGTATACCAGAAGGCTCGCTGCGTTCTTCATCGGAGGTACCTGGGAGAGGAGCATACAAACATGCGGTACGCATACTCGCGGATGGTATGCATAAGTGCATCCAAAAAGATCCTACAGGTTCATGCAGACCTACACCGTGAAATCCAACCAGGAGGCCTGCTGTATCGGAACAGTCTATTCCCCAACTCAATCCAATATAACGACTATCTCCTCGCGGCCATGATCCTTTGCATGGAACTGTCATATAACCACGCTGCTGGACCCGCAGGGCCAAAGAATGATGATATGGCTGTCGTGGTCAAGGATCGGGACGATCTAATATTTACACTAGAAGATTCACACCAAATACTCAAGGACCTGAGCCAACAATCTGCAGATGCTCAAAAAGCTCACGCAGCATTAACAATCATGCTCCGCAGAGTAAAGGGCGGCCTGCATACtataccaccaccaaaaacaAATATACCAAGtgcgacaacaacaaacagcCAGGTTACTGAATTATTTAATG cgccaccaccaccatatGATGCTTGGTCGAAACTAGACACATCAACTTTGGACAACCCACTATTCCCTGCAAACATGGTGCCAGAGTCTATACCTGCTATAGGTGCATCGCCATACGGGTCTCTTGATGTGATTGGGGAAATGCTTGATACACCTGCTAATCTTGACTGG CAACTTTGGGACCAACAAATTCAGAATCGGGAAAAGTTTATGAATATGGATAGTAATGATTTGTGGTATATGCAATAA
- a CDS encoding ubiquinone-binding COQ10-like protein (COG:I;~EggNog:ENOG410PR4K;~InterPro:IPR005031;~PFAM:PF03364) yields the protein MNRVSPSRCLTRVPKPSIRPEPSRCRHLPTYYSTPQPQQSRLNYRPTSFQHLQRRTFLSSFIPSPPQAKNGNGNGGNNNNGRVLTAVRTLPYAPPPLFQVVSSVESYADFLPFLNSSTVTARDKETGYPTQAYLTVGYGPLSETFTSKVDCDSEKWIVEARSGEKFVEKSSSGPGSGSGLGALAGFAGFPGADEGIFEYLSTKWELVPASGAAAGTGGDPRTTVKLEIRFEFKNQWYATMMSAVEGQMAGVMIEAFEKRIREVNGG from the coding sequence ATGAACCGCGTATCCCCATCGCGATGCCTCACCCGCGTTCCAAAACCCTCGATTCGGCCTGAACCATCAAGATGCCGCCACCTCCCAACCTACTATAGCACACCCCAACCGCAACAATCCAGGCTCAATTATAGACCTACCTCATTCCAGCACCTCCAAAGACGAACATTTCTCTCCTCGTTCATCCCATCTCCACCACAAGCAAAGAATGGCAACGGCAATGgcggcaacaacaacaacggcCGCGTCCTAACAGCCGTCCGCACGCTCCCCTATGCACCCCCACCTCTCTTCCAAGTCGTCTCCTCCGTTGAATCCTACGCGGACTTCCTCCCCTTTCTCAATTCGTCAACCGTTACAGCGCGCGATAAAGAAACGGGGTATCCGACACAGGCCTATCTAACCGTCGGATACGGACCGCTGAGCGAGACGTTCACATCGAAAGTTGACTGCGATTCGGAGAAGTGGATCGTGGAGGCGCGTTCTGGCGAGAAATTCGTTGAGAAATCTAGCTCAGGGCCAGGATCAGGGTCCGGGCTTGGAGCTTTAGCTGGATTCGCGGGATTCCCTGGGGCCGACGAGGGGATCTTCGAGTACCTGAGTACGAAATGGGAATTGGTTCCTGCGtctggggctgctgctggcaccGGTGGCGACCCGAGGACGACGGTGAAGTTGGAGATCCGGTTTGAGTTTAAGAACCAGTGGTATGCGACTATGATGAGTGCGGTTGAGGGGCAGATGGCTGGGGTGATGATTGAGGCTTTCGAGAAGAGGATAAGGGAGGTGAATGGAGGTTGA
- the sod4 gene encoding mitochondrial 37S ribosomal protein mS42 (COG:P;~EggNog:ENOG410PNDY;~InterPro:IPR019832,IPR036324,IPR036314;~PFAM:PF02777;~go_function: GO:0004784 - superoxide dismutase activity [Evidence IEA];~go_function: GO:0046872 - metal ion binding [Evidence IEA];~go_process: GO:0006801 - superoxide metabolic process [Evidence IEA];~go_process: GO:0055114 - oxidation-reduction process [Evidence IEA]), protein MLNRLLRPQASLRAASSICQKPTSALPRFQTRGLHQVPSLNHGAYFKENGVPELLSPEGYDFSWTQYQSLLVNKLNLLTQDTVDADAKPGELLVKYSRRPEMASVFNYASMAHNNHFFFNCISPTRTEIPEKFAKDIVDTCSSVESLKLDFLATANSMFGPGFVWLAKNLEREGLLHIFCTYNAGSPYPAAHARRQPIDMATHTPDTALGNQYAGAMGAHALNQKNLAPGAIDVQPILCVNTWEHVWMMDYGIAGKAEYLERWWDRINWEVVFDNYNAVGSKSTRAPGGMSHNLRMA, encoded by the exons ATGCTCAATCGACTCCTCCGGCCGCAGGCGTCCCTGCGTGCTGCCTCCTCCATCTGCCAG AAACCCACCTCCGCTCTCCCACGCTTCCAGACTCGAGGACTGCACCAAGTACCCAGCTTAAATCACGGCGCATATTTCAAAGAAAATGGAGTTCCGGAACTACTATCGCCAGAGGGTTACGACTTTTCTTGGACACAATATCAGAGCCTCCTCGTCAATAAACTGAACTTGTTGACACAGG ACACCGTCGATGCCGATGCGAAACCCGGAGAATTGCTGGTCAAGTACTCCCGTCGTCCGGAAATGGCGTCCGTGTTCAACTACGCTTCGATGGCTCACAACAaccatttcttcttcaactgcATT TCTCCTACTCGCACCGAAATCCCAGAAAAGTTTGCCAAGGACATCGTCGACACTTGCTCCTCCGTCGAATCCCTCAAGCTCGATTTCCTCGCGACCGCCAACTCCATGTTCGGCCCCGGCTTTGTCTGGCTAGCCAAGAACCTCGAACGGGAGGGTCTGCTTCACATCTTCTGCACATACAACGCCGGTTCGCCATACCCAGCAGCCCACGCGCGAAGACAGCCCATCGATATGGCCACGCACACCCCCGACACTGCGCTCGGCAACCAGTACGCCGGTGCAATGGGCGCCCACGCCTTGAACCAGAAGAACCTCGCCCCTGGAGCTATTGACGTCCAACCCATCCTCTGTGTCAACACATGGGAGCACGTTTGGATGATGGACTACGGTATTGCCGGAAAGGCCGAGTATCTAGAACGGTGGTGGGACAGAATCAACTGGGAGGTGGTTTTTGACAACTACAATGCTGTTGGCTCAAAGTCAACTCGGGCTCCAGGTGGCATGTCTCACAACCTTCGCATGGCATGA
- a CDS encoding uncharacterized protein (COG:S;~EggNog:ENOG410PR29;~SECRETED:SignalP(1-26);~TransMembrane:1 (n15-23c28/29o239-262i)): MIRSHTRHVSVRRSILMLLTIMTANASANHGLNLHHKRADTCPEASQKCSGAGVPDNFCCSSSSTCIGIDGGSSVICCPEGQDCSYIQPITCDVTKQNASLHPNNVIKTTRLDDDLPKCGKACCPFGYTCQGNFCAVDKTASSSTSASTTSTTTSTSTSTSSESTSDSSTDRSTASSTAADTETTTDPALPIAGDLSSITAVDSSSIAKPTSTDSQYSAASYNNVSETENSCPAFPTNAVLAGFFPGSVFGAVAALILTVCIRRRRRNSTPPGEKVHQSTFRKSTGTLIGISEPIPSDDSSFRTDFLLSRNYKRNSEGSRSVLQRSRSRVKSLFSASPKPSPAPAEDIPAVPPVPAVLPLPVTPRQAQRQPSTESIRVYTPPGVFNTTGALQPSPYPDQQRPNTTLTEILDRAQAQMQASESARTSTANSKASSAAVNNASQRFLLPPPQQLGRRKQLPY; encoded by the coding sequence ATGATAAGGTCTCATACCCGTCATGTCTCTGTGAGACGCTCCATCTTAATGCTTCTGACAATCATGACTGCAAATGCATCCGCGAACCACGGCCTGAATCTACACCACAAACGTGCCGACACTTGCCCTGAAGCCTCACAGAAATGTAGTGGCGCCGGCGTACCAGATAACTTTTGTtgctcctcatcttcaacctGCATTGGCATAGACGGTGGGAGTTCAGTTATCTGCTGCCCTGAAGGCCAGGATTGTTCTTATATCCAGCCAATAACCTGCGACGTAACGAAGCAAAATGCCAGCCTCCATCCAAACAATGTCATCAAAACAACCCGACTGGATGACGACTTGCCCAAATGCGGGAAAGCATGCTGCCCGTTTGGATACACTTGTCAGGGCAATTTCTGTGCTGTGGACAAAactgcatcctcatccacttCGGCCAGCACGACCAGCACGACcacctctacctccacctCTACGTCGTCGGAATCTACATCAGATTCTTCCACGGACCGTTCCACCGCGTCTTCTACTGCCGCCGATACCGAAACGACTACTGACCCTGCCCTTCCTATCGCTGGTGATCTATCTTCCATAACGGCTGTCGACTCATCGAGCATTGCAAAACCAACCTCTACGGACTCACAGTACTCTGCTGCTTCTTACAACAACGTATCGGAAACCGAGAATTCCTGTCCTGCTTTCCCAACCAACGCCGTTCTAGCAGGCTTCTTCCCTGGTTCCGTGTTCGGTGCCGTGGCCGCCTTGATCCTAACAGTCTGTatccgaagacgacgaagaaacAGCACCCCACCGGGTGAAAAGGTCCACCAAAGCACATTTCGCAAATCAACGGGCACGCTAATCGGCATATCTGAACCCATTCCCTCCGACGACAGTTCTTTCCGCACGGACTTTCTCCTCAGCAGAAACTACAAACGTAACTCTGAAGGATCCCGCTCTGTCCTCCAACGCAGCAGATCTCGTGTTAAGAGCCTCTTTAGTGCAAGCCCAAAACCgagcccagcgccagcggagGATATACCGGCCGTTCCGCCTGTACCAGCCGTTTTACCTTTACCAGTGACGCCTCGGCAGGCCCAGCGGCAACCCAGCACGGAAAGTATTCGTGTCTACACGCCCCCTGGCGTATTCAATACCACAGGAGCCCTTCAGCCCTCGCCCTACCCAGACCAGCAGCGACCCAACACGACCCTAACCGAGATTCTCGATCGAGCGCAAGCGCAAATGCAAGCCTCTGAATCGGCTCGtaccagcaccgccaacaGCAAAGCCAGTAGTGCGGCCGTCAACAATGCAAGCCAGCGCTTTTTGCTccctccaccgcagcaactGGGCCGGCGCAAACAATTACCTTATTAA
- the PIG-S gene encoding GPI-anchor transamidase GPI17 (BUSCO:EOG092635DF;~COG:M,O;~EggNog:ENOG410PFJ8;~InterPro:IPR019540;~PFAM:PF10510;~TransMembrane:2 (i39-56o527-546i);~go_component: GO:0042765 - GPI-anchor transamidase complex [Evidence IEA];~go_process: GO:0016255 - attachment of GPI anchor to protein [Evidence IEA]), with the protein MSEKHEDHGSSQPDMTSKTSASTLPLPEKPSAVYTRSKVVAAFWAVILFLGFPIWWKTTSIYRAELPIQDMLDWAGGKSCRPVFPLEIRFDTPSLPDTEAQQLLRVTQHTLDDLNEFSAHHLRLKLAEEAQHVTEKADTALTVRLQAQDDLSSPRSELQADTTTLDVFYAPSQLPPPSSSNSPLSSFIAGELQRLFAEEKATIAHVLSNNAVGSSANTPASPNSQAQQISPQLAESITKRLRRSMKYAETYHLAFSLFTPGSAPSSWDIEAAVQEYISPLVQALSPISNFTVDTQVQLYATFSPTAPAPEHDEAQAVWTLNEENLSAFVNAAEWPLSPSIGSGPTINFILYVPAPSQSPLVVKESKATSWIIPQWGGVFILNPPLPTTTDFPSNLPHLAREALRPAFLTFSHQLLSLLGTPSTPTSLPFRLQTLIRIRAATLLLSASSTMGSLARLTESLPSIPIPATVASSVTTTLSHLSSACENLRNGRFQSALASARVAETEAERSFFEKSMVGQMYFPDEHRVAVYLPLLGPIGVPLILGLLKEVKRVVAGWKARRAQGVASS; encoded by the exons ATGAGCGAAAAGCACGAAGACCACGGGTCTTCACAGCCCGATATGACTTCCAAAACCTCCGCCTCGACCCTCCCCCTTCCGGAGAAGCCCAGCGCCGTATACACGCGGTCCAAAGTCGTGGCCGCGTTTTGGGCTGTGATCCTTTTCTTGGGATTTCCAATATGGTGGAAGACCACCTCCATCTACCGGGCCGAATTGCCCATCCAGGATATGCTCGATTGGGCTGGTGGGAAG AGCTGCCGCCCTGTATTTCCGCTCGAGATCCGATTTGATACCCCGTCCCTACCGGACACTGAAGCGCAGCAACTTCTCCGCGTCACTCAACACACCCTAGACGATCTCAATGAGTTCTCCGCCCATCATCTACGCCTAAAGCTGGCCGAGGAGGCTCAACATGTAACCGAAAAGGCCGATACCGCGTTAACGGTTCGTCTCCAGGCGCAAGACGACCTCTCGAGTCCTCGTTCAGAGCTTCAAGCAGATACGACAACGCTCGATGTTTTCTATGCTCCAAGCCAACTTCCGcctccttcctcgtccaaTTCGCCGCTCTCCTCGTTTATTGCTGGAGAACTGCAACGTTTGTTCGCGGAGGAGAAAGCGACAATAGCACATGTTCTGTCGAATAACGCAGTGGGTAGCAGCGCCAACACTCCTGCATCCCCCAACAGCCAGGCGCAACAGATTTCCCCACAACTTGCGGAGAGTATTACCAAGCGATTGAGACGATCGATGAAGTACGCGGAGACGTACCACCTCGcattctctctcttcacACCCGGATCTGCTCCCTCCTCATGGGACATTGAAGCCGCCGTTCAGGAGTATATATCCCCACTTGTGCAGGCGTTGTCCCCGATTAGCAATTTCACTGTTGACACGCAAGTCCAACTTTACGCAACCTTCTCGCCTACGGCACCCGCTCCTGAACATGATGAAGCCCAGGCAGTCTGGACCTTGAATGAAGAGAATCTCAGTGCCTTCGTCAACGCCGCAGAATGGCCCCTAAGCCCCAGCATCGGGAGCGGTCCAACAATCAACTTCATACTCTACGTGCCCGCTCCCTCACAATCTCCCCTCGTTGTGAAAGAAAGCAAGGCTACCAGCTGGATCATCCCGCAATGGGGcggcgtcttcatcctcaaccctccGCTCCCTACAACGACTGATTTCCCCTCCAACCTGCCTCATCTTGCTCGTGAAGCCCTCCGGCCCGCCTTCCTAACATTCTCCCACCaactcctcagcctcctcggcaCCCCGTCAACCCCAACATCCCTCCCCTTCCGCCTCCAAACCCTCATCCGCATCCGCGCTgcaaccctcctcctctccgcctcctcaacAATGGGATCCCTCGCGCGTCTCACCGAGTCCCTCCCCTCAATTCCCATCCCCGCAACAGTTGCCTCTTCCGTCACCACGACACTCTCACATCTATCTTCCGCGTGCGAAAATCTTCGCAACGGACGCTTCCAGTCCGCACTAGCTAGTGCCCGTGTCGCAGAGACAGAGGCCGAACGcagcttcttcgagaaaAGTATGGTCGGTCAGATGTACTTCCCTGATGAACATAGAGTTGCCGTCTACCTGCCGCTGTTAGGACCTATCGGGGTTCCGCTTATTTTGGGGCTGCTGAAGGAGGTAAAGAGGGTTGTCGCTGGGTGGAAGGCGAGAAGGGCACAAGGGGTTGCATCGTCATAG
- a CDS encoding uncharacterized protein (COG:U;~EggNog:ENOG410PKP7;~InterPro:IPR019163) has product MTPAAIRDIVSDPSLLPVLNTAGETRDLCHRLLSLLDPSLTPDQISESPQTVQKHLFALLAQLRGQNRDAIFRVRDTKQGTAEARQEIDRLHLQLQNLYYEQRHLTGEITACESYDHKYRSLPLIPEEEFFELHPEHRESNEHELMVARINHEHAEREKLEQARQELLKRKQALITENNKRKEDLASLDQDLEKFIDAAKPIQKLFEKEY; this is encoded by the exons ATGACTCCAGCTGCTATCAGAGATATCGTCTCCGACCCGTCCTTGCTGCCCGTGTTGAATACCGCCGGCGAGACTCGGGATCTTTGTCACAGGCTGCTGTCCCTGTTGGACCCGTCACTCACACCCGACCAGATATCCGAATCGCCACAAACCGTCCAGAAGCACCTTTTCGCTCTTCTCGCCCAGCTCCGTGGTCAAAATCGCGATGCCATCTTCCGAGTTCGAGACACCAAACAGGGCACCGCGGAGGCCCGGCAGGAGATCGACCGGTtgcatcttcagcttcagaACCTGTATTACGAGCAGCGACACTTGACTGGAGAGATTACTGCTTGCGAGTCTTACGA TCACAAGTACCGATCGCTTCCTCTAATACCAGAGGAAGAATTCTTTGAACTACATCCCGAGCACCGCGAGTCGAACGAGCATGAACTGATGGTTGCGCGAATCAATCACGAACATGCAGAACGCGAAAAGCTTGAACAGGCTCGGCAAGAACTCCTCAAGCGCAAACAAGCGCTGATTACCGAAAATAACAAGCGGAAGGAAGATTtggccagcctcgaccagGATCTCGAGAAGTTTATTGAT GCTGCGAAACCAATCCAGAAACTTTTCGAAAAGGAGTATTAA